One segment of Methylotuvimicrobium sp. KM2 DNA contains the following:
- a CDS encoding MotA/TolQ/ExbB proton channel family protein translates to MNGDIIESLIISLQRAEQHIEDLIAMGGPVMWPLLAVSLVLWTLVLERYWYLLRVFPAYIENNLPVLRSRTALIIETAEVTFLLRRHLRLIKTLSGILPMLGLLGTVTGIVETFDLIRVFGSAEPRIVARGVSQALITTMAGLVLGLFGVAVGYDLTRRARTGERRFRSQIGRYE, encoded by the coding sequence ATGAACGGCGATATTATCGAAAGCCTGATCATCTCGCTGCAGCGCGCCGAACAGCACATCGAGGATTTGATCGCGATGGGCGGGCCTGTCATGTGGCCGTTGCTGGCCGTTTCGCTGGTATTGTGGACATTGGTGTTGGAACGTTATTGGTATTTGTTGCGTGTTTTTCCCGCCTATATCGAAAACAATCTTCCGGTCTTGCGCTCGCGTACCGCGTTGATCATCGAGACCGCTGAAGTCACTTTTTTACTGCGCCGCCATCTGCGGCTCATCAAAACATTGTCCGGTATTCTGCCGATGCTGGGTTTATTGGGCACCGTGACCGGCATCGTCGAAACCTTCGATTTGATTCGCGTGTTCGGTAGCGCCGAGCCGCGCATCGTCGCGCGCGGGGTCTCTCAGGCATTGATCACGACAATGGCCGGATTGGTGTTGGGTTTATTCGGCGTCGCGGTCGGTTACGATCTCACTCGGCGAGCGCGCACAGGCGAACGCCGATTTCGCAGTCAAATCGGTCGTTATGAATAG
- a CDS encoding MotA/TolQ/ExbB proton channel family protein gives MKFWYVLCLALALAPFAQAETEAVLTPTELDARLNKELAAKAALFLAIRESALDLKPLYQQLFLAGDAARQRVLLEQLADPKQIPTTKDLKGLFTSLQQQLDALGSVSIIQAPVYEPSGQAIDKDVLRLGGFSFIAEGRYLVYSPEIDRLVELPRQPASSLLNLARRFQQAHADTLAPVALDPSGGQTLQLLVQIPNLQERIAQGGIVGCLILILAGFAYVLCGYRFVDLGLVGKRIKQQLQTTDLRLDNPLGRVLAKLEQETATDEEALYLTVEEALTGERIKLERALAFLKLVAAIAPMLGLLGTVTGMIETFQAIALHGSGDPKLMSGGISQALVTTVLGLVAAIPILLFHSLLLGRCQNLGNLLDAHVAAALALRLEQRHDAE, from the coding sequence ATGAAGTTTTGGTATGTCTTATGCCTCGCGCTTGCTTTAGCCCCATTCGCCCAAGCCGAAACCGAAGCCGTATTGACACCGACGGAATTGGATGCCCGGTTGAACAAAGAACTGGCGGCCAAGGCCGCATTGTTTTTGGCGATTCGAGAAAGCGCTTTGGACCTCAAGCCCTTATACCAGCAACTTTTTTTAGCCGGCGATGCCGCCCGGCAAAGGGTCTTGCTTGAACAATTGGCCGACCCCAAACAGATACCGACCACAAAAGATCTAAAAGGATTATTTACCAGTCTACAGCAGCAACTCGATGCCTTAGGGAGTGTGTCTATTATTCAGGCGCCGGTTTATGAGCCTAGCGGTCAGGCCATCGATAAAGACGTGCTGAGGCTCGGCGGTTTCAGCTTCATCGCCGAAGGGCGTTATCTGGTGTATTCGCCCGAGATCGACCGATTGGTCGAATTGCCGCGTCAGCCGGCGTCGAGCCTGCTCAATTTGGCGCGCCGATTTCAGCAAGCGCATGCCGATACGCTGGCGCCTGTCGCGCTCGACCCGTCCGGCGGGCAGACCTTGCAGTTATTGGTGCAAATTCCGAATCTGCAAGAACGCATCGCCCAAGGCGGCATCGTCGGTTGTTTGATTCTGATCTTGGCCGGTTTCGCTTACGTGCTCTGCGGATACCGTTTCGTGGATCTGGGCCTGGTCGGTAAACGCATCAAACAGCAACTGCAAACAACCGATTTGCGGCTCGACAACCCTTTGGGTAGGGTTCTCGCCAAGCTGGAGCAGGAGACCGCAACCGATGAAGAGGCTTTGTATTTAACCGTCGAAGAAGCCTTGACCGGCGAGCGGATCAAATTGGAGCGCGCTCTGGCTTTTTTGAAATTGGTGGCGGCGATTGCCCCAATGTTGGGTTTGCTCGGTACCGTCACCGGCATGATAGAAACCTTTCAAGCCATTGCGCTGCATGGATCGGGCGATCCGAAATTGATGTCGGGGGGGATTTCGCAAGCGCTGGTTACAACCGTGCTGGGGCTGGTAGCCGCGATTCCGATTTTGTTGTTCCATAGCTTGTTGCTGGGCAGATGCCAAAATTTGGGCAATTTACTGGATGCCCATGTCGCGGCGGCTCTGGCTTTGCGCCTCGAGCAGCGGCATGACGCAGAATAA
- a CDS encoding energy transducer TonB → MKPAHSGRVLSASFVAALIINLALLLLIGALISQREAALVSEAKPQGIEFIRLPPKVEEPKPEPKPVEPPELEPEPKAEPEPVRPKPKAVTPKPVKRAAPRKPAPKITPLPSVPPPRIDIPTHGHGLELAPVPGTDSRVTAPPSDWSTDKTEEAASGDGTGAGSGSGDRALVVLSRKMPRYPRRARERGIEGWVRLEIVVKPNGTVGDARVIDASPKRIFDQAALEAIRRWRFKPTHKGGRAVEQRVVQEISFRLDRRR, encoded by the coding sequence ATGAAGCCGGCGCATTCGGGCCGAGTGTTGTCGGCGTCGTTTGTTGCTGCCTTGATCATTAACCTAGCCTTGCTGCTCTTGATCGGTGCATTGATCAGCCAACGCGAAGCCGCGCTGGTTTCGGAAGCGAAACCGCAAGGGATCGAATTCATTCGCTTGCCGCCGAAGGTCGAAGAGCCGAAACCGGAGCCCAAACCGGTTGAGCCTCCCGAACTCGAACCGGAGCCGAAAGCCGAGCCCGAGCCGGTAAGGCCCAAACCCAAAGCCGTCACGCCGAAACCGGTCAAGCGTGCCGCGCCGAGGAAACCGGCCCCCAAAATAACGCCATTGCCAAGCGTTCCGCCCCCCCGCATCGACATTCCAACACATGGACACGGACTTGAATTGGCCCCAGTGCCGGGAACCGATTCACGCGTGACCGCGCCGCCGTCGGACTGGTCGACCGATAAGACCGAAGAGGCGGCAAGCGGAGACGGCACCGGCGCGGGCAGCGGTTCAGGCGATCGAGCCTTGGTGGTGTTATCGCGCAAGATGCCGCGTTACCCGCGTCGGGCGCGCGAACGCGGAATCGAAGGCTGGGTTCGCCTGGAAATCGTCGTGAAGCCGAATGGGACGGTCGGCGATGCCCGAGTCATCGATGCCAGCCCGAAGCGAATTTTCGATCAGGCGGCACTCGAAGCGATCCGGCGCTGGCGATTCAAACCGACACACAAGGGCGGCCGCGCCGTCGAACAGAGAGTAGTTCAGGAAATCAGCTTTCGACTCGATAGGCGGCGTTAA
- a CDS encoding biopolymer transporter ExbD, producing the protein MTARSIFKSRNDNNEDHSDTINMTPLIDMVFILLIFFLVTSSFIRESAIAVQRPRAATATPQQNTDLIVTIGSDEQIWLNNDSVDIRMLRTRIEQQGLSGPSRSVVILADQKTSTGLLIKVMDQLRLAGLATISVAASTEPDPS; encoded by the coding sequence ATGACCGCACGAAGTATATTCAAAAGCCGTAACGACAACAACGAGGATCATTCCGACACGATCAACATGACACCGTTGATCGACATGGTCTTCATTTTGTTGATTTTCTTTCTGGTGACCAGCTCGTTTATCCGCGAATCGGCGATTGCGGTGCAGCGCCCGAGAGCCGCGACGGCCACACCACAGCAAAATACCGATTTGATCGTGACGATTGGTTCGGATGAACAAATCTGGCTGAACAACGATTCGGTGGATATACGCATGCTGCGTACTCGGATCGAGCAACAAGGACTCTCTGGGCCGAGCCGGTCCGTAGTCATTTTGGCCGATCAAAAGACTAGCACCGGGCTGTTGATCAAGGTCATGGACCAACTGCGCTTAGCCGGCTTGGCCACAATCTCGGTGGCGGCCAGTACGGAGCCCGACCCTTCATGA
- a CDS encoding PepSY domain-containing protein: MNKKMIIALLAPLFVAPAAYAQFEHHKGPIDSCVKSALDAHPGDIVTMRAEIEDGKPQYELDIHGKDGKHWEVECDAASGKIIETEREVAVDDPEFTSKAKVRLDAALKTALDKYPGSLMKIEYEIEADNGVAYEFDIKTADGKLLEVEVDAINGKLSDPEEVVYQIGLD; encoded by the coding sequence ATGAACAAGAAAATGATAATTGCGTTGCTGGCACCGTTGTTCGTTGCTCCAGCTGCTTATGCGCAATTCGAACATCACAAAGGACCTATCGATAGTTGCGTGAAATCGGCGCTCGATGCCCATCCCGGCGATATAGTCACGATGAGGGCCGAAATCGAAGATGGTAAGCCTCAATATGAATTGGATATTCACGGCAAGGACGGTAAGCACTGGGAAGTCGAATGCGATGCCGCAAGCGGTAAAATAATCGAAACCGAGCGCGAAGTCGCGGTCGACGATCCGGAATTTACTTCTAAGGCTAAAGTCAGATTGGATGCGGCATTAAAAACGGCTTTGGATAAATATCCGGGCAGCCTCATGAAAATCGAATACGAAATAGAAGCGGACAATGGCGTTGCCTATGAGTTCGATATCAAAACCGCCGACGGCAAGCTGCTTGAAGTTGAAGTCGATGCAATCAACGGCAAGCTCAGCGATCCGGAAGAAGTGGTCTATCAAATCGGCTTGGATTGA
- a CDS encoding DUF3450 domain-containing protein, with the protein MPPVHAVEPVEKEAQVSTQTEISPPGESEDKVALLDALLLFDSELREQLKDALAELKQRIEQGAPFQLEERQKRIARLETLLNDPDADLSEQYRRVVEAYRVELDYAKTIDAYRALLKTDGNERLMDFLSIGSLAFYYQTLNGRESGIWLNDSRRWQRLSGEGNEAITQGLRTARKLEPPQLIELPLPGPRKP; encoded by the coding sequence ATGCCGCCTGTTCATGCGGTCGAGCCAGTCGAAAAGGAAGCGCAAGTCTCGACACAAACTGAAATAAGTCCGCCCGGCGAGTCCGAAGATAAGGTTGCCTTGCTCGATGCATTGTTACTGTTCGATTCCGAATTACGAGAACAGCTCAAAGACGCCCTTGCCGAATTGAAACAGCGTATCGAACAGGGTGCGCCTTTCCAGCTCGAAGAGCGTCAAAAGCGTATAGCCCGGCTGGAAACCTTGCTGAACGATCCCGATGCCGATTTGTCGGAACAATATCGGCGCGTCGTCGAAGCGTACCGGGTCGAGCTCGATTATGCGAAGACCATCGATGCCTATCGAGCCCTACTGAAGACCGATGGCAACGAGCGCTTGATGGACTTCCTCAGCATCGGGAGCTTAGCTTTTTATTACCAAACCCTCAATGGCCGCGAATCGGGCATTTGGCTTAACGATAGTCGCCGTTGGCAGCGTTTGTCCGGGGAAGGCAATGAAGCGATTACTCAAGGGCTGCGCACCGCGCGTAAATTGGAGCCGCCGCAATTGATCGAACTGCCGCTGCCGGGACCTAGGAAGCCGTGA
- the rpe gene encoding ribulose-phosphate 3-epimerase: protein MAQNWIAPSILSADFARLGEEVDNVLAAGADVVHFDVMDNHFVPNLTIGPLVCEALRNHGVTAPIDVHLMIDPVDRIIPDFAKAGASYITFHPEASVHLDRTLQLIKDQGCKAGLVFNPSTSLHYLDHVMDKLDMILLMSVNPGFGGQSFLPSALTKLRDARKRIDESGFDIRLEIDGGVKVDNIREIKAAGADTFVAGSAIFGKPDYKAVIDQMRAEIAKAE, encoded by the coding sequence ATGGCCCAAAACTGGATAGCTCCTTCCATTCTCTCTGCCGATTTCGCCCGCTTAGGCGAGGAAGTCGATAATGTTTTAGCGGCCGGCGCCGATGTTGTCCATTTTGACGTCATGGACAATCATTTCGTACCCAATCTAACGATCGGCCCATTGGTTTGCGAGGCGCTGAGAAATCATGGCGTTACCGCTCCGATCGACGTGCATTTGATGATCGATCCGGTCGATCGAATCATCCCGGACTTCGCTAAAGCCGGCGCCAGCTATATTACCTTCCATCCTGAGGCTTCGGTTCATCTGGATAGAACCTTGCAATTGATCAAAGACCAAGGTTGTAAAGCCGGCTTGGTATTCAACCCGTCGACTTCGCTGCATTATCTGGACCATGTGATGGATAAGCTCGACATGATTTTATTGATGTCGGTCAACCCGGGCTTCGGCGGACAATCGTTTCTTCCGTCGGCATTAACCAAACTGCGCGATGCGAGAAAACGTATCGATGAAAGCGGTTTCGATATTCGTTTGGAAATCGACGGCGGCGTCAAAGTCGACAACATCCGCGAGATCAAAGCGGCCGGTGCCGATACCTTCGTTGCCGGTTCGGCGATTTTCGGCAAACCGGACTATAAAGCAGTCATCGACCAAATGCGCGCCGAAATTGCAAAAGCCGAGTAA